From a single Lentisphaera profundi genomic region:
- a CDS encoding arylsulfatase: MKQLINILMIVTVMLCPSLYAQERPNIIVILVDDMGYSDLGAFGGEVDTPHIDSLAVNGLRFTQNYNSARCCPSRASLLSGLYSHQTGLADFTGPDKTAKQGPAYLGHLNNTCVTLAEVLKTAGYSTYGVGKWHVGKEEVASPTNRGFDEYYGYTDFHGKNQWMYNTKNRRGGYNRMPEGREHEIKYTKETFYATDAFTDYSLEFIKQGVEKKKPFFLYLAHSSPHFPVQAPAATRDKYLERYRKGWDVLRDERFKRQKEIGLSTDAWKFTDRSYVPKDPNGKHGPIDNGYGGKPNPAWDTLDVDTREDLAYRMALFAAMIDHVDQGVGKIIAQLKALGEFENTLILFTSDNGACYEWGPLGFDGGSRQGEYILHKGDALKTMGLNVRGEKEMSVGSAWANLSNTPLRLYKHFNHEGGNCSPLIAHWPKGIKNPDRWVRTPIHLMDYMSTICDASGAKYPETFNGNTITPTEGTSLKPIFDGDQELPERTIYFDHFNSSAIRKGPWKLVRPRFNKRNWELYNIDEDRCETNDLSKTHPEMAKAMEKQWLDWAKRVKIFPYYQHQAKDK; encoded by the coding sequence ATGAAACAACTGATCAATATCCTCATGATCGTAACCGTTATGCTCTGCCCATCTCTATATGCCCAAGAGAGGCCAAACATCATAGTCATCCTTGTCGATGACATGGGCTATTCCGATCTGGGTGCATTTGGTGGTGAAGTTGATACGCCCCATATTGATTCTCTTGCCGTTAATGGTCTGCGTTTCACTCAGAACTATAATTCGGCACGCTGCTGTCCTTCCAGGGCATCGCTATTATCGGGTCTCTATTCCCACCAGACCGGACTTGCGGATTTCACCGGCCCAGATAAAACTGCAAAGCAGGGCCCTGCGTATCTTGGACACTTGAACAATACCTGTGTTACATTAGCTGAGGTGCTTAAAACAGCCGGGTACAGTACATACGGTGTGGGTAAATGGCATGTGGGCAAGGAAGAAGTAGCCTCACCGACAAATCGCGGATTTGATGAGTATTACGGCTATACAGACTTTCATGGAAAGAATCAGTGGATGTATAATACGAAGAACAGGAGAGGCGGATATAACCGAATGCCAGAAGGGCGTGAGCACGAGATAAAGTATACTAAGGAAACCTTCTATGCTACAGACGCTTTCACCGATTACAGTCTTGAATTTATCAAACAGGGGGTAGAGAAGAAAAAACCATTCTTCCTCTATCTTGCTCACTCTTCTCCACATTTTCCCGTTCAGGCTCCGGCAGCAACGCGCGATAAATACCTTGAACGTTACCGAAAAGGTTGGGATGTGCTTCGAGATGAGCGATTTAAACGTCAAAAAGAGATCGGGCTGAGCACCGATGCTTGGAAATTTACCGACCGTTCCTATGTACCCAAGGATCCCAACGGAAAACATGGGCCGATCGACAACGGCTATGGCGGCAAACCCAACCCTGCCTGGGATACACTCGATGTCGATACTCGCGAGGATCTAGCTTATCGTATGGCTCTTTTTGCCGCCATGATAGATCATGTAGATCAAGGGGTCGGTAAAATTATTGCTCAACTCAAAGCTTTGGGTGAGTTTGAAAATACTCTCATTCTCTTTACCAGCGATAATGGCGCTTGTTATGAGTGGGGACCGCTGGGGTTTGACGGCGGATCTCGTCAAGGTGAATACATTCTGCATAAAGGAGACGCCTTAAAGACAATGGGGCTCAATGTGCGCGGAGAGAAGGAGATGTCGGTAGGAAGTGCATGGGCAAACCTAAGCAATACTCCATTGCGTTTGTATAAGCACTTTAACCACGAGGGTGGAAACTGTAGCCCACTTATCGCTCACTGGCCGAAAGGTATCAAGAATCCAGACCGCTGGGTGCGTACGCCAATTCACTTGATGGACTATATGTCCACGATCTGTGATGCCTCGGGCGCCAAATATCCTGAAACCTTTAATGGCAACACCATTACGCCTACTGAGGGAACGAGTTTGAAACCAATTTTTGACGGTGATCAGGAATTGCCAGAGCGTACCATTTACTTTGATCATTTCAACTCCAGTGCGATCCGCAAGGGGCCATGGAAACTTGTGCGCCCGCGTTTCAATAAAAGGAACTGGGAGCTTTACAATATCGATGAGGATCGCTGTGAAACCAATGACCTCAGCAAGACGCACCCCGAAATGGCCAAAGCCATGGAAAAACAATGGCTTGATTGGGCCAAACGGGTGAAGATCTTCCCTTACTACCAGCATCAAGCTAAGGATAAATAG
- a CDS encoding sialate O-acetylesterase, whose product MFKITTFVFLFSLTLVSNLLAEIKLPPVLDDNMILQRGKEIAVWGSSLAGEEITVSFAGEKVTTKADEKGNWKVALPAQKVNAKSQEMRINNITLKNILIGDVWIGSGQSNMAWPLQQTDNSKEAIAAAKYPNIRLLNRNKDKAWSECNPESVKQFSGVLYYFGRKLHKELDVPIGLINASVGGSPIETWLLKKGHHYNKFIKPLHDFPIKGFTWYQGETNAITKTGLAYYDKQKDLIEGWRNKWNDQSLPFYFVQIAPCNHPKYAGQQPAIWEAQCKSLSIPKTGMVVVTDIGNVKNIHPRNKLDVGERLARWALAKDYGKKVVFSGPLYKSMKISGSKIILSFEYTDGELVSRDGKELNEFQIAGDDGKYVPAKAEIRGDTVIVESADIKKPKNVRFGWHQFANPNLMNKSGLPASPFHTDNWKGSLGFLKGKPTLQK is encoded by the coding sequence TTGTTTAAAATAACCACATTTGTTTTTTTATTTTCACTCACTTTGGTATCGAATCTATTGGCAGAAATAAAGCTGCCGCCGGTATTAGATGATAATATGATCCTGCAAAGAGGTAAGGAGATTGCCGTTTGGGGAAGCTCGCTTGCCGGTGAGGAAATTACTGTTTCATTTGCCGGTGAGAAAGTCACCACAAAAGCAGATGAAAAAGGTAATTGGAAAGTTGCTCTTCCAGCCCAGAAGGTGAATGCTAAAAGTCAGGAAATGCGGATCAATAACATCACCTTAAAGAATATCCTTATTGGTGATGTGTGGATAGGCTCCGGGCAGTCAAATATGGCCTGGCCTCTCCAGCAAACTGATAACTCAAAAGAGGCCATAGCCGCCGCAAAGTATCCCAATATTCGTTTGCTTAATAGGAATAAAGATAAAGCCTGGAGTGAATGCAATCCCGAAAGCGTTAAACAATTCTCTGGGGTTCTTTACTATTTTGGGAGGAAACTGCATAAAGAGCTTGACGTGCCAATAGGTTTAATTAATGCTTCTGTCGGAGGCTCACCAATAGAAACCTGGCTGTTGAAAAAAGGCCATCATTACAATAAATTTATCAAACCTCTGCATGATTTTCCAATCAAGGGTTTCACGTGGTATCAGGGCGAAACAAATGCCATAACAAAAACGGGTCTAGCATACTATGATAAGCAGAAAGACCTCATAGAAGGTTGGCGCAATAAGTGGAATGATCAAAGTTTGCCTTTTTACTTTGTACAAATAGCCCCCTGTAATCATCCTAAGTACGCGGGACAACAACCAGCTATATGGGAGGCTCAGTGTAAATCACTCTCTATTCCTAAAACGGGAATGGTTGTGGTTACAGATATAGGTAATGTTAAGAATATACACCCTAGAAATAAGTTGGATGTAGGTGAGCGTTTGGCTCGTTGGGCACTGGCCAAAGATTATGGTAAAAAAGTTGTTTTTTCTGGCCCGCTCTATAAATCTATGAAAATATCGGGAAGCAAAATTATTCTCTCTTTTGAGTACACAGATGGAGAACTTGTTTCACGCGATGGAAAGGAATTAAACGAATTTCAAATAGCTGGTGATGATGGCAAATATGTTCCTGCTAAAGCCGAAATACGCGGTGACACTGTTATTGTGGAGTCTGCAGATATAAAGAAACCCAAAAATGTCCGCTTTGGCTGGCACCAATTCGCCAATCCAAATCTAATGAATAAATCAGGGCTTCCCGCATCCCCCTTTCACACTGATAACTGGAAAGGTAGCCTGGGATTCCTTAAAGGAAAACCTACGCTACAAAAATGA
- a CDS encoding glycoside hydrolase family 2 protein: protein MKKVILIVIFATTFVSNVIAEWKPVEGRIMTKWASEVDPKNPLPEYPRPQLVRENWTNLNGLWDYAITSKDAGQPDTFEGEILVPYPIESALSGVKRKFTPNDRLWYSRSFNPPAVKGGERLMLNFGAIDYKSEVFVNGTSVGKHTGGYDAFSYDITKQLKKGKNTLVVSVTDSTNGARGKQQVIKFDQPGRIHYTANSGIWQTVWMEKVAETHISDLKIVPNIDNGTVSVTVNAKGGTASVTALDEGKKIATAKGKAGETIILNIPSAKLWSPDSPFLYDLKISLGKDTVTSYFGMRKISIEKDEKGKMRPKLNNEFIFMTGPLDQGYWPDGNLTAPTDEALKFDLEMTKKYGFNSTRKHVKIEPARWFYWTDKLGLLVWQDMPNGGAGTGAKGNKDGVPKSKEQADQFEKELRLMVDQHSNYPSVIMWVIFNESWGQYDTPRLTKMVKDMDPTRLVCGGSGWYIPPACGDVFDRHVYKRAPSVAPDATRIGVGGEFGGFGYVAVGNLWVADQRESSVYGTAVDKRHFEKMYLEAWEETFANDLRVGMSGAIYTQLTDVETEINGLMSYDRKVMKIDPELARKAIEDRNFPKKASARMLVPTSEKEPQEYYYTMTKPSDDWFKPNADRSSWSKGPGVIGNKVHRNPTINIGTEWKSSDLWVARNFDLSEFPLKRPVIRVAYDENATIYINGVKALSLKKGDNTRHLNIPMPAEAAAALKKTGNVIAIHVDNKNKSQYIDVGIGEESITW from the coding sequence ATGAAAAAGGTTATACTAATTGTTATTTTTGCGACGACATTTGTTTCAAATGTTATCGCTGAATGGAAGCCTGTAGAAGGCAGGATTATGACGAAATGGGCGAGTGAAGTCGACCCGAAGAACCCTTTGCCGGAGTATCCAAGACCGCAGCTTGTGCGTGAAAATTGGACCAATCTCAATGGACTATGGGATTACGCAATAACCTCAAAAGATGCTGGTCAACCTGATACCTTCGAAGGTGAGATACTTGTACCATATCCAATTGAATCGGCTCTTTCCGGTGTGAAACGTAAATTCACACCTAATGATCGTCTATGGTACTCTCGTTCATTTAATCCTCCAGCAGTAAAAGGTGGAGAGCGTTTGATGCTTAACTTTGGTGCGATTGATTACAAGAGTGAAGTGTTTGTGAATGGAACGTCGGTTGGAAAGCATACTGGTGGATACGACGCTTTTTCTTATGATATAACAAAACAACTGAAAAAAGGGAAAAACACGCTCGTTGTTTCTGTTACCGATAGTACAAATGGTGCAAGAGGTAAACAGCAAGTTATCAAATTTGATCAGCCTGGCCGCATTCACTACACCGCAAATTCAGGTATCTGGCAGACTGTGTGGATGGAGAAGGTTGCTGAAACACATATTAGCGATTTGAAAATCGTACCAAATATCGATAATGGAACAGTTTCGGTAACGGTAAACGCTAAGGGTGGAACGGCAAGCGTTACTGCTCTGGATGAAGGCAAGAAAATAGCAACTGCCAAAGGTAAAGCGGGAGAAACAATTATCCTGAATATCCCATCAGCAAAACTGTGGTCACCTGATTCACCATTTCTTTATGATCTCAAAATATCATTGGGCAAGGATACTGTGACCAGCTACTTCGGAATGCGTAAAATTTCCATTGAAAAAGACGAAAAAGGAAAAATGCGTCCAAAGTTGAATAATGAATTTATTTTTATGACTGGTCCTCTCGATCAGGGGTACTGGCCTGACGGAAACTTAACTGCTCCCACTGATGAGGCTCTGAAATTTGACCTTGAAATGACAAAGAAATACGGTTTCAATTCGACTCGTAAACATGTAAAAATTGAACCAGCACGATGGTTTTACTGGACTGATAAATTGGGACTTCTTGTGTGGCAGGATATGCCCAATGGTGGAGCTGGAACAGGAGCAAAGGGAAATAAAGACGGAGTTCCAAAATCCAAAGAACAAGCTGATCAGTTTGAGAAAGAGCTACGTTTAATGGTTGATCAGCATTCTAATTACCCATCGGTGATTATGTGGGTGATCTTCAATGAGTCTTGGGGACAGTATGACACTCCGCGCCTTACTAAGATGGTGAAAGATATGGATCCGACTCGTCTTGTTTGTGGTGGTAGTGGGTGGTACATACCACCAGCTTGTGGTGATGTTTTTGACCGCCATGTTTACAAAAGAGCTCCGAGTGTTGCTCCGGATGCAACACGAATCGGAGTTGGTGGTGAGTTTGGTGGTTTCGGTTACGTTGCTGTAGGTAACTTGTGGGTTGCTGATCAGAGAGAATCATCAGTGTATGGAACTGCTGTTGATAAACGTCACTTTGAAAAGATGTACCTTGAAGCCTGGGAGGAGACCTTTGCGAATGATCTACGAGTAGGTATGTCTGGAGCTATCTACACACAGCTGACAGATGTAGAAACTGAGATCAATGGTCTTATGAGCTATGACCGGAAGGTGATGAAAATTGATCCAGAATTGGCCCGAAAGGCAATTGAGGACCGAAACTTTCCGAAAAAAGCAAGCGCAAGAATGTTGGTTCCAACCTCGGAAAAAGAGCCGCAAGAGTATTATTACACCATGACGAAACCATCTGATGATTGGTTCAAGCCAAATGCCGATCGTTCAAGCTGGTCTAAAGGTCCTGGAGTTATCGGTAATAAAGTACACCGCAATCCTACCATCAATATTGGAACCGAGTGGAAGTCTTCGGACCTATGGGTCGCAAGAAACTTTGACCTGTCGGAATTCCCTCTAAAGCGTCCTGTTATTCGTGTCGCCTATGATGAAAATGCAACCATTTATATTAATGGTGTTAAAGCATTATCTCTTAAGAAAGGTGATAATACGCGACACCTGAATATCCCAATGCCAGCTGAAGCAGCAGCGGCGCTGAAGAAAACAGGTAATGTGATAGCTATTCATGTGGATAATAAAAACAAGAGCCAGTATATCGATGTTGGAATTGGCGAAGAGTCGATAACATGGTAG
- a CDS encoding GH32 C-terminal domain-containing protein yields MGPDSHNVGQSGWMNTRDLFTKAKMPFTQQMSTLVELSLRTTPDGIRMFRNPVKEIESLYAKSETLKNISAKEANAKLASLSPELIDMTVEFAPSGSFDLNVRGEKITYNAKNKLIIFTNMTRKARIAAKNAEIAKLPKEKQKYEKDDSIRHIPAPTVDGKAIIRTLIDKASVEVFINNGQVAGSFVTLIDKDNHKIAIEGEDAMKFDSIIVHELKSAWDHIK; encoded by the coding sequence ATGGGACCGGATTCGCACAATGTTGGTCAAAGTGGCTGGATGAATACTCGCGACCTATTTACCAAGGCAAAGATGCCCTTTACCCAGCAGATGTCAACCCTCGTAGAATTGAGTCTTCGCACAACTCCCGATGGCATTCGGATGTTCCGAAACCCTGTAAAGGAGATTGAATCCCTCTACGCCAAGAGCGAAACCCTCAAGAATATTTCTGCAAAAGAAGCCAACGCAAAACTTGCTTCACTCAGCCCCGAACTGATTGACATGACAGTAGAGTTCGCACCGTCGGGTAGTTTCGATTTGAATGTGCGTGGAGAGAAAATTACCTATAACGCAAAAAACAAGCTTATTATATTCACCAACATGACTCGCAAGGCTAGGATAGCAGCCAAGAATGCGGAGATCGCAAAGCTTCCCAAAGAGAAACAGAAGTATGAAAAAGATGACAGCATCAGGCATATTCCTGCTCCAACCGTAGATGGCAAGGCCATCATTCGCACTCTGATTGACAAAGCCTCAGTTGAGGTTTTTATCAATAACGGTCAGGTGGCGGGAAGCTTTGTTACCCTGATAGACAAAGACAATCATAAAATTGCCATTGAAGGAGAAGATGCAATGAAATTTGACTCCATTATTGTGCACGAGCTCAAATCCGCTTGGGATCATATTAAATAG
- a CDS encoding sialate O-acetylesterase codes for MKKQKGIIAMSYLLIAVVFISLTYTSASAATQGKHLFILSGQSNMAKMNHSKDFSPIVEKKFGKKNVIVVKVAKSGQPIRRWHKEWKKPEGRLVSVSTRGEAGDIYKELIDTVKADTKGETLQTITFCWLQGEADGMKGNDNNAYYEKSLKAVIAQLRADLGRDDINVIIARISPFSNGVPAWDRIRTMLVKVAG; via the coding sequence ATGAAGAAGCAAAAAGGAATCATAGCCATGAGTTACCTATTAATAGCAGTCGTATTTATTTCGCTAACATACACAAGTGCGAGTGCAGCTACACAGGGAAAACACTTATTCATACTTTCGGGTCAGTCTAATATGGCTAAAATGAATCACAGTAAAGACTTCTCTCCGATTGTCGAAAAGAAATTCGGGAAGAAGAACGTAATTGTCGTCAAGGTCGCGAAGAGTGGTCAGCCGATACGGAGGTGGCATAAAGAATGGAAAAAGCCAGAAGGTCGTCTGGTTAGTGTTTCTACGCGAGGGGAAGCTGGTGATATCTATAAGGAGCTAATAGATACTGTTAAAGCTGACACAAAAGGTGAGACACTCCAAACGATTACGTTTTGTTGGTTACAGGGCGAAGCAGATGGCATGAAAGGTAATGATAATAATGCGTATTATGAGAAAAGCTTAAAGGCAGTTATTGCCCAATTACGAGCAGATTTAGGCCGAGATGACATCAATGTTATCATCGCTCGGATTAGCCCATTTTCCAATGGAGTACCCGCATGGGACCGGATTCGCACAATGTTGGTCAAAGTGGCTGGATGA
- a CDS encoding sialate O-acetylesterase gives MNKMLMIFLALSSMASAMNPLLSPTEFISDDDSYFFGYHCSEGDAVALNKLVAFGPVKRVDINGLIGWQSFVNKPQQERYFYFNIQDSLLKNGNASEVTISLTYLDRGNVSLFLQYDSSDQLVKHQYGAGVLKRGKTFQVGDTGTWKTVKWTLKDALFRNRCQNNDFRITVVGDVDFIIGQCHVSGSPKQSVVMPDLFSSGMILQRDKPISVWGQAKDGVTVTVSFNDVERECVAENGKWKVTYPAMPANAKPSKMTITSSDGFERKLNEILIGDVWLASGQSNMSMRVVESKGAKEAIAASKNRELRFFKVPLVLENTVLPLGRTWLTAGPRVTGGFSAVAYYFAREIQDTQKIPVGIVQCAYGGTFTETWSSPSVMKQGYPGWEKYQAAQLKDPKFPMRKTSSYLYKRMLKTVMPFPVKGFLWYQGEGNSQRAQEQKKLFPAMVNDWRSSWGDKSLPFYLVQLTRYEDQHRHQFRLAQLEVWQKIPHSFMAVTIDLSKDWNPKNHPVHPTTKAPIGHRLALAARANVYGENDLVYSGPVIQSAKSDGSKAILSFKHIGSGLAAIDGQALRGFYVSSNSKKFVEATAVIRDNYVVVTATNVANPAVVRYGAEVDMGKENLDVNLGNKEKLPASPFTIKVK, from the coding sequence ATGAATAAAATGTTAATGATTTTTTTGGCTTTGAGTTCAATGGCTAGCGCTATGAATCCTCTCCTGTCGCCAACAGAATTTATCTCTGATGATGACTCCTATTTTTTTGGGTACCATTGCAGTGAGGGAGATGCAGTAGCATTGAATAAGCTGGTGGCATTCGGGCCCGTGAAACGGGTTGATATTAACGGATTAATCGGGTGGCAAAGCTTTGTTAATAAACCGCAACAAGAGCGATATTTTTACTTTAATATTCAGGACTCGTTATTAAAAAACGGCAATGCCTCAGAAGTAACGATTTCGCTGACCTATCTTGATAGAGGAAATGTTTCGCTCTTTCTACAGTATGATTCATCAGATCAGTTGGTGAAGCATCAGTATGGTGCCGGAGTGTTGAAGAGGGGAAAGACCTTTCAGGTTGGCGATACGGGAACCTGGAAAACTGTGAAATGGACGTTGAAGGATGCCCTTTTTCGCAATCGTTGTCAGAATAACGATTTTCGTATCACCGTTGTTGGAGACGTGGATTTTATCATTGGGCAGTGTCACGTCAGCGGATCTCCCAAGCAGAGTGTTGTTATGCCCGATCTCTTCTCAAGTGGGATGATTTTACAACGTGATAAACCGATTTCAGTTTGGGGGCAGGCGAAGGACGGCGTTACTGTGACGGTCAGTTTTAATGACGTTGAGCGTGAGTGTGTTGCTGAAAATGGAAAGTGGAAAGTGACGTATCCTGCAATGCCGGCAAATGCAAAGCCTTCGAAGATGACAATTACCAGCAGTGATGGATTTGAGCGTAAGCTTAATGAGATTCTGATAGGTGATGTGTGGCTTGCGTCAGGGCAGTCAAATATGTCTATGAGGGTTGTTGAGAGTAAAGGAGCTAAAGAGGCAATTGCAGCGTCGAAGAACCGTGAACTTCGATTTTTCAAAGTACCACTTGTACTTGAAAATACCGTGTTGCCGCTAGGACGTACATGGTTAACGGCAGGACCGCGTGTTACAGGTGGATTCAGTGCGGTCGCCTACTACTTTGCTCGTGAAATTCAAGACACACAAAAGATACCAGTAGGAATAGTTCAGTGCGCCTATGGAGGGACATTTACTGAAACGTGGAGTAGCCCAAGCGTGATGAAGCAGGGGTACCCAGGTTGGGAAAAATATCAGGCAGCTCAACTAAAGGACCCAAAGTTTCCAATGCGGAAAACCTCATCGTACCTGTACAAAAGAATGCTCAAAACAGTCATGCCATTTCCGGTGAAAGGATTCCTCTGGTACCAGGGGGAAGGCAATTCACAGCGTGCTCAGGAACAGAAGAAACTGTTCCCAGCTATGGTCAACGATTGGCGCTCTAGTTGGGGAGACAAATCACTGCCGTTCTATCTAGTTCAACTGACTCGTTATGAGGATCAGCATCGGCACCAGTTCCGTCTTGCCCAGTTAGAAGTGTGGCAAAAGATCCCTCATTCATTTATGGCGGTAACGATTGATCTATCTAAAGACTGGAACCCTAAGAACCACCCGGTTCATCCGACAACGAAAGCGCCGATTGGACATCGTCTGGCGCTGGCCGCACGAGCCAATGTGTATGGTGAAAATGATCTGGTGTATTCAGGGCCGGTCATCCAGTCAGCCAAGTCTGATGGCTCAAAGGCTATCTTGTCATTCAAACATATCGGTTCTGGACTTGCTGCCATAGACGGACAAGCTTTACGTGGTTTTTACGTGAGTTCTAACTCCAAGAAATTTGTTGAAGCCACCGCGGTGATTCGAGACAATTATGTCGTTGTGACGGCAACCAATGTTGCAAATCCTGCGGTTGTTCGCTACGGTGCTGAAGTTGATATGGGAAAAGAAAATCTCGATGTCAATCTGGGCAATAAAGAAAAATTGCCTGCTTCCCCTTTCACTATAAAAGTAAAATAA
- a CDS encoding aldose epimerase family protein, translating into MVEKPKRRLVKKILISGALFLLLAACKSSTTKFPALNAEDFCKTIDGKKTDLFTLKNTKGMQVSITNYGARVVSILAADKDGIYGDVVSGFNTLDEYITCPEPFHGPIVGRVCNRIKSGKFKLDGKEYCLSVNNGVNHLHGGTKGFHHQVWDVKKITPSSVELHYLSKDGEMGYPGNLSVDVRYELTDKNEFLIEYKAFTDKKTVVNLTWHPFFNLAGEGITINDHILMINADRYTPVDETLIPLGQNVTVENTPFDFSTPKAIGRDLWQQKDNTQLKHGAGYDHNWVLNRPSHSSLALAARLIEPRSGRVMEIYTQEPGLQFYGGNFFDGKTIGKNGLPQIYRGALALETQRFPDAPNQKDFPSIVLAEGDLYETRSIYKFSVLEQ; encoded by the coding sequence ATGGTAGAGAAGCCGAAAAGGCGCCTAGTAAAGAAGATTTTGATTTCTGGAGCGTTATTTTTACTCCTGGCCGCATGCAAGTCTTCGACAACAAAGTTTCCTGCCTTGAATGCAGAGGATTTCTGCAAGACGATTGATGGTAAGAAGACCGACCTATTTACTCTTAAGAACACTAAGGGTATGCAAGTGTCGATAACAAACTATGGAGCGCGTGTAGTCAGTATTTTGGCCGCAGATAAAGATGGAATTTATGGTGATGTGGTTAGCGGCTTTAACACTCTTGACGAGTACATCACTTGCCCTGAGCCTTTTCATGGCCCGATTGTCGGTCGTGTCTGCAACCGTATAAAGAGTGGGAAGTTTAAGCTTGATGGAAAGGAGTATTGCCTGTCGGTCAACAATGGCGTCAATCACCTCCATGGCGGAACGAAAGGCTTTCATCATCAGGTGTGGGATGTTAAAAAAATTACACCTTCATCTGTAGAGCTGCACTACCTCTCCAAAGATGGTGAAATGGGTTATCCGGGGAATCTCAGTGTCGATGTCCGTTATGAGCTGACCGATAAGAATGAATTTCTTATTGAGTACAAAGCATTCACCGACAAAAAGACTGTTGTGAATTTGACCTGGCATCCATTTTTCAACCTTGCCGGCGAGGGCATTACCATTAATGATCATATCTTGATGATCAATGCAGATAGATACACACCAGTCGATGAGACACTGATTCCACTGGGACAAAATGTAACTGTAGAGAACACGCCGTTTGATTTCTCCACACCTAAGGCCATTGGCCGTGATTTGTGGCAGCAGAAGGACAATACTCAGCTCAAGCACGGGGCTGGCTATGACCACAACTGGGTATTGAACCGTCCGTCTCATTCATCGCTGGCGCTCGCCGCCCGTCTCATTGAACCGAGAAGCGGCCGTGTCATGGAAATCTACACCCAGGAGCCTGGCCTGCAGTTCTATGGCGGTAACTTCTTTGATGGCAAAACGATTGGCAAGAACGGCTTGCCGCAAATATATCGTGGCGCGCTGGCGCTGGAGACACAGAGGTTTCCTGATGCTCCCAATCAGAAAGACTTTCCTTCGATTGTTTTGGCTGAAGGAGACTTATACGAGACACGATCAATCTATAAATTCTCAGTACTTGAGCAATAG